A genomic region of Pseudoxanthomonas suwonensis contains the following coding sequences:
- a CDS encoding META and DUF4377 domain-containing protein yields MSFSLALLLPLAIAACTQPVPTEPPAGELPDAATPDPAAPPTLAAGDTAALLPAHHWRLSEATDAQGQRIEALFARPDQPLQLDFADGRLAVSNTCNRMSGGFTMDGETLTLSPMASTMMACPDPKLSALDAEVGNRLTGALTVATTTGDAPELVLTNAAGDRLVFQGTPTPATRFGAAPERVFLEVASETKPCSHPLIPDKQCLQVREIRFDENGLRAGEPGEWQNFYDEIEGFTHQPGVRNVLRIDRYTRQDVPADASRYAYVLDLVVESEQVRR; encoded by the coding sequence CTGTCGTTCTCCCTCGCGCTGCTGCTGCCGCTGGCGATCGCCGCCTGCACCCAGCCGGTGCCCACCGAGCCGCCGGCCGGCGAGCTGCCCGATGCGGCCACGCCCGATCCGGCCGCGCCGCCGACGCTGGCTGCCGGCGACACCGCCGCGCTGCTGCCGGCCCACCACTGGCGGCTCAGCGAGGCCACCGACGCCCAGGGCCAGCGCATCGAGGCGCTGTTCGCGCGTCCGGACCAGCCGCTGCAACTGGACTTCGCCGACGGCCGGCTGGCCGTATCCAACACCTGCAACCGCATGTCCGGCGGCTTCACCATGGACGGCGAGACGCTGACCCTCAGCCCGATGGCCTCGACCATGATGGCCTGCCCCGATCCGAAGCTGTCCGCACTGGACGCGGAAGTCGGCAATCGGCTCACCGGCGCGCTGACCGTGGCCACCACCACCGGCGACGCGCCCGAGCTGGTACTGACCAACGCCGCCGGCGACCGCCTGGTGTTCCAGGGCACGCCTACCCCGGCCACCCGCTTCGGCGCGGCGCCCGAGCGCGTGTTCCTGGAGGTCGCCTCCGAGACCAAGCCATGCAGCCACCCGCTGATCCCGGACAAGCAGTGCCTGCAGGTCCGCGAGATCCGCTTCGACGAGAACGGCCTGCGCGCCGGCGAGCCGGGCGAGTGGCAGAACTTCTACGACGAGATCGAGGGCTTCACCCACCAGCCGGGCGTGCGCAACGTGCTGCGCATCGACCGCTACACCCGCCAGGACGTGCCGGCCGACGCCTCGCGCTACGCCTACGTGCTGGACCTGGTGGTCGAGAGCGAGCAGGTGCGGCGCTGA
- a CDS encoding acetyl-CoA C-acetyltransferase, whose translation MPAARPVAILGGVRIPFCRQNTAYADVGNLGMSVRTLGALVERFGLHGQQLGEVAMGAVIKHSSDWNLGREAALSSGLSPLTPGITLQRACGTSLDSIVTIANKIAAGQIESGIGGGSDTTSDVPIVYGRKLRARLLAANRAKTTKDKIAAFKGFKFAELKPDFPGVAEPRTGKSMGDHCEDMAKQWNIARDSQDEWAVSSHRKLAAAYERGFFADLIAPFRGVERDNILRPDTTLEKLATLKPAFDKVSGRGTLTAANSTPLTDGAAAVLLASQEWARSRGHEPLAYLKDAHVAAVDFVHGEGLLMAPTVAVPEMLKRNGLTLQDFDLYEIHEAFAAQVLCTLRAWESEDYCRNRLGLDAPLGRIDPEKINPVGSSLATGHPFAATGARVVATAAKQLEERGGGRALISICTAGGMGVVAIVER comes from the coding sequence ATGCCAGCCGCCCGTCCCGTCGCCATCCTCGGCGGCGTCCGCATCCCGTTCTGCCGCCAGAACACCGCCTACGCGGACGTCGGCAACCTCGGCATGTCGGTGCGGACCCTGGGCGCGCTGGTCGAGCGCTTCGGCCTGCACGGCCAGCAGCTGGGCGAGGTGGCGATGGGTGCGGTGATCAAGCACTCGTCGGACTGGAACCTGGGCCGCGAGGCGGCGCTGTCGTCGGGCCTGTCGCCGCTCACCCCGGGCATCACCCTGCAGCGCGCCTGCGGCACCAGCCTGGATTCGATCGTCACCATCGCCAACAAGATCGCGGCCGGGCAGATCGAGTCGGGCATCGGCGGCGGTTCGGACACCACCTCCGACGTGCCAATCGTCTATGGCAGGAAGCTGCGCGCGCGCCTGCTGGCGGCCAACCGGGCCAAGACCACCAAGGACAAGATCGCCGCGTTCAAGGGCTTCAAGTTCGCCGAGCTCAAGCCCGATTTCCCCGGCGTGGCCGAGCCGCGCACCGGCAAGAGCATGGGCGACCACTGCGAGGACATGGCCAAGCAGTGGAACATCGCGCGCGACTCGCAGGACGAGTGGGCGGTGTCCTCGCACCGCAAGCTGGCCGCGGCCTACGAGCGCGGTTTCTTCGCCGACCTGATCGCGCCGTTCCGCGGGGTGGAGCGCGACAACATCCTGCGCCCGGACACCACCCTGGAGAAGCTGGCCACGCTCAAGCCGGCGTTCGACAAGGTCTCCGGCCGCGGCACCCTGACCGCGGCCAATTCGACCCCGCTCACCGACGGCGCCGCGGCGGTGCTGCTGGCGTCCCAGGAGTGGGCGCGCAGCCGCGGCCACGAGCCGTTGGCCTACCTGAAGGACGCGCACGTGGCCGCGGTGGACTTCGTCCACGGCGAAGGCTTGCTGATGGCGCCGACCGTGGCCGTGCCGGAGATGCTCAAGCGCAACGGCCTGACCCTGCAGGACTTCGACCTGTACGAGATCCACGAGGCCTTCGCCGCGCAGGTGCTGTGCACGCTGCGCGCCTGGGAGAGCGAGGACTACTGCCGCAACCGCCTCGGCCTGGACGCGCCGCTGGGCCGGATCGACCCGGAGAAGATCAACCCGGTCGGCTCCTCGCTGGCCACCGGTCATCCCTTCGCCGCCACCGGCGCGCGGGTGGTGGCGACGGCCGCCAAGCAGCTCGAAGAGCGCGGTGGCGGCCGCGCGCTGATCTCGATCTGCACCGCCGGCGGCATGGGCGTGGTGGCGATCGTCGAGCGCTGA
- a CDS encoding YbhB/YbcL family Raf kinase inhibitor-like protein, with translation MRIWSESFEHRGPIPAEFAMGQPDGFAGNRNPHLAWDEVPDGTRSFALLCIDPDVPTVAEMVGREDVEIPVEQPRTEFVHWAAADIAADVRQLAAGSCSDGVTARGKQAPAGPPGARQGLNDYTGWFAGDAQLGGDYRGYDGPYPPFNDQRLHRYFFRLFALDVAALELPERFSAADVLRAAHGHVLAEASVYGTYTLNPALRG, from the coding sequence ATGCGCATCTGGAGCGAGAGTTTCGAGCACCGCGGGCCGATTCCGGCGGAATTCGCCATGGGCCAGCCGGACGGCTTCGCCGGCAACCGCAACCCGCACCTGGCCTGGGACGAGGTCCCCGATGGCACCCGGTCCTTCGCCCTGCTGTGCATCGACCCGGACGTGCCGACGGTGGCGGAGATGGTCGGGCGCGAGGACGTGGAGATCCCGGTCGAGCAGCCGCGCACGGAGTTCGTGCACTGGGCGGCGGCCGACATCGCCGCCGACGTGCGCCAGCTCGCCGCCGGCAGCTGCAGCGACGGCGTCACCGCCAGGGGCAAGCAGGCACCGGCCGGTCCACCCGGCGCGCGCCAGGGCCTGAACGACTACACCGGCTGGTTCGCTGGCGACGCGCAGCTGGGCGGCGACTACCGCGGCTACGACGGTCCGTACCCGCCGTTCAACGACCAGCGCCTGCACCGCTACTTCTTCCGCCTGTTCGCGCTGGACGTGGCCGCGCTGGAACTGCCGGAGCGCTTCAGTGCCGCGGATGTGCTGCGCGCGGCGCACGGCCACGTCCTGGCCGAGGCGTCGGTATACGGCACCTACACCCTGAATCCGGCGCTGCGCGGCTGA
- a CDS encoding N-acetylmuramoyl-L-alanine amidase translates to MAFRCVSLALLLLLCACTQAPVRNPIAQWEPSPNHDARRAVLIVLHATEQESVAQSLHTLRTRNSGGPVSSHYLVGADGGLYQLVEDSRRAWHAGGGSWGTVADLNSASIGIELDNDGAEPFPPAQIDALLRLLEDLCTRLRIPRHAVIAHADLAPTRKRDPGPQFPWARLAQAGFGLWPDPADGEPPPGFDPWLALQAVGYPLHDRAASVRAYRRHYRGDEADTLDAEDHRILHSLVLQARRLR, encoded by the coding sequence ATGGCCTTCCGTTGCGTATCCCTCGCTCTGCTCCTGCTGCTGTGCGCCTGCACCCAGGCACCAGTGCGCAATCCGATCGCGCAATGGGAACCGTCGCCCAACCACGACGCGCGCCGCGCGGTGCTGATCGTGCTGCATGCGACCGAGCAGGAGTCGGTGGCGCAGAGCCTGCACACGCTGCGCACGCGCAACAGCGGCGGGCCGGTCAGCTCGCACTACCTGGTCGGCGCCGACGGCGGCCTGTACCAGCTGGTCGAGGATTCGCGCCGCGCCTGGCACGCCGGCGGCGGCAGCTGGGGCACGGTCGCCGACCTGAACTCCGCGTCCATCGGCATCGAGCTGGACAACGATGGTGCTGAACCGTTCCCGCCCGCGCAGATCGACGCGTTGCTGCGCCTGCTCGAGGACCTGTGCACGCGGCTGCGCATCCCGCGCCATGCAGTCATCGCCCACGCCGACCTGGCGCCGACGCGCAAGCGCGATCCCGGGCCGCAGTTCCCGTGGGCGCGGCTGGCGCAGGCCGGCTTCGGCCTGTGGCCCGACCCGGCCGACGGCGAGCCGCCGCCCGGCTTCGATCCGTGGCTGGCGCTGCAGGCCGTCGGCTACCCGCTGCACGACCGCGCCGCCAGCGTGCGCGCCTATCGCCGCCACTATCGCGGTGACGAGGCCGACACCCTGGACGCGGAGGATCACCGCATCCTGCATTCGCTGGTCCTGCAGGCGCGCCGCTTGCGCTGA
- a CDS encoding P-II family nitrogen regulator has product MKLITAIIRPFKLDEVREALAQAGVSGITVTEVKGFGRQKGHTELYRGAEYVVDFLPKIKIETVVTDESLDAVLEAIQQSAGTGKIGDGKIFVTAVEQVIRIRTGEIGADAL; this is encoded by the coding sequence ATGAAACTGATTACCGCCATCATCCGGCCGTTCAAGCTTGACGAGGTGCGCGAAGCCCTCGCCCAGGCGGGCGTGTCCGGCATCACCGTGACCGAAGTGAAAGGTTTCGGCCGGCAGAAGGGCCATACCGAGCTGTACCGCGGCGCCGAGTACGTCGTCGATTTCCTGCCCAAGATCAAGATCGAAACCGTCGTCACCGACGAGAGCCTGGACGCGGTGCTGGAAGCGATCCAGCAGTCGGCCGGCACCGGCAAGATCGGCGACGGCAAGATCTTCGTCACCGCGGTCGAACAGGTCATCCGCATCCGCACCGGCGAGATCGGCGCGGACGCGCTCTAA
- a CDS encoding superoxide dismutase family protein, whose translation MRTALASFGLLALAACSSTPPPPPPAAPAPVSTAQQATAVLASASGSRVSGKLTLAPMGDGVHISGEVGGLTPNGQFGFHVHEKGDCSAVDATSAGAHFNPTDSAHGRAGTASHHAGDMDNIASDAGGVAKVNAHLRGVTLGGGAGNDIAGRAVIVHAAPDDYHTQPTGNAGARLACGVIKVVQ comes from the coding sequence ATGCGCACCGCCCTCGCTTCGTTCGGCCTGCTTGCCCTGGCCGCCTGCAGCAGCACGCCGCCGCCGCCGCCGCCGGCGGCGCCCGCGCCGGTCAGCACCGCGCAGCAGGCCACCGCGGTGCTCGCCTCGGCCTCCGGCAGCCGGGTGAGCGGCAAGCTGACCCTGGCGCCGATGGGCGACGGCGTGCACATCAGCGGCGAGGTCGGCGGACTGACGCCGAACGGCCAGTTCGGCTTCCACGTGCACGAGAAGGGTGACTGCAGCGCGGTCGACGCGACCAGCGCCGGCGCCCACTTCAACCCGACCGACAGCGCGCACGGCCGCGCCGGCACCGCCAGCCACCACGCCGGCGACATGGACAACATCGCCTCCGACGCCGGCGGCGTGGCCAAGGTCAATGCGCACCTGCGCGGGGTCACCCTCGGCGGCGGCGCGGGCAACGACATCGCCGGCCGCGCGGTGATCGTGCATGCGGCGCCGGACGACTACCACACCCAGCCCACCGGCAACGCCGGCGCGCGCCTGGCGTGCGGGGTGATCAAGGTAGTGCAGTAG
- the ntrC gene encoding nitrogen regulation protein NR(I): MSAAISADNRRVWVVDDDRSVRFVLATALRDAGYEVDGFENAASALAALRVRGAPDLLFTDVRMPGDDGLVLLDRLKSAHPQLPVIVMSAYTDVASTASAFRGGAHEFLSKPFDLDDAVALAARALPAGMAAPPEPEPAPGPAGAGGAPDLIGDTPAMRALFRAIGRLAQAPLSVLITGETGTGKELVASALHRESPRSAGPFVALNTAAIPAELLESELFGHEAGAFTGASRRHVGRFEQADGGTLFLDEIGDMPASLQTRLLRVLAEGEFFRVGGRELIRVDVRVIAATHQDLETLVQQGRFRADLLHRLNVVRLQIPSLRERRSDIPLLAETFLHRAARKLGAGSKRFDPAALAALQAMDWPGNVRELQNLCWRLAALAPGETITVDDLDGVQAPAPGSAPATAADAPGEWDRQLGQWALACLQAGARDLHAEARDRFDQALLNAALRHTGGRRVEAAALLGVGRNTVTRKLGPGRKRR, encoded by the coding sequence ATGAGCGCGGCCATCAGCGCCGACAACCGCCGCGTGTGGGTGGTCGACGACGACCGCTCGGTCCGCTTCGTGCTGGCCACCGCGCTGCGTGACGCCGGCTACGAGGTCGACGGCTTCGAGAACGCGGCCAGCGCATTGGCCGCGCTGCGCGTGCGCGGCGCGCCGGACCTGCTGTTCACCGACGTGCGCATGCCTGGCGATGACGGCCTGGTGCTGCTGGACCGGCTGAAGTCGGCGCACCCGCAACTGCCGGTGATCGTGATGTCGGCCTACACCGACGTGGCCAGCACCGCCAGCGCGTTCCGCGGTGGCGCGCACGAGTTCCTGTCCAAGCCGTTCGACCTGGACGACGCGGTGGCGCTGGCCGCGCGCGCGCTGCCGGCCGGAATGGCCGCGCCGCCCGAACCGGAACCGGCGCCCGGGCCCGCGGGTGCGGGCGGCGCGCCGGACCTGATCGGCGATACCCCGGCCATGCGCGCGCTGTTCCGCGCGATCGGCCGCCTGGCGCAGGCGCCGCTGTCGGTGCTGATCACCGGCGAGACCGGCACCGGCAAGGAACTGGTGGCCAGCGCGCTGCACCGCGAGTCGCCGCGGTCGGCGGGTCCGTTCGTCGCGCTCAACACCGCCGCGATCCCGGCCGAGCTGCTGGAGAGCGAACTGTTCGGCCACGAGGCCGGCGCCTTCACCGGCGCTTCCAGGCGCCACGTCGGCCGCTTCGAGCAGGCCGACGGCGGCACCCTGTTCCTCGACGAGATCGGCGACATGCCGGCCTCGCTGCAGACCCGCCTGCTGCGGGTGCTGGCCGAGGGCGAGTTCTTCCGGGTCGGCGGGCGCGAACTGATCCGGGTCGACGTGCGGGTGATCGCCGCCACCCACCAGGACCTGGAGACGCTGGTCCAGCAAGGCCGCTTCCGCGCCGACCTGCTGCACCGGCTCAACGTGGTGCGGCTGCAGATCCCGTCGTTGCGCGAGCGCCGCAGCGACATCCCGCTGCTGGCCGAGACCTTCCTGCACCGCGCCGCGCGCAAGCTCGGCGCCGGCTCCAAGCGCTTCGACCCGGCGGCGCTGGCCGCGCTGCAGGCGATGGACTGGCCGGGCAACGTGCGCGAGCTGCAGAACCTGTGCTGGCGCCTGGCCGCGCTGGCGCCGGGCGAAACCATCACCGTCGACGACCTGGACGGGGTGCAGGCGCCTGCGCCGGGAAGCGCGCCGGCCACCGCGGCCGACGCCCCGGGCGAGTGGGACCGCCAGCTCGGGCAGTGGGCGCTGGCCTGCCTGCAGGCCGGCGCGCGCGACCTGCATGCCGAGGCGCGCGACCGCTTCGACCAGGCCCTGCTCAACGCGGCGCTGCGGCACACCGGCGGCCGCCGGGTCGAGGCGGCCGCACTGCTGGGCGTGGGCCGCAACACGGTCACCCGCAAGCTCGGGCCGGGGCGCAAGCGGCGCTGA
- the glnA gene encoding type I glutamate--ammonia ligase — MSVENVEKLIKEHKVEFVDLRFVDMRGVQQHVTFPVGIVEPSLFEDGKMFDGSSIAGWKGINESDMVLLPDADTAVLDPFTADPTLILTCDVLDPATMQGYSRCPRGIAKRAEAYLKSSGIADLAFFGPEPEFFIFDAVRFANEMGNTFFKIDSEEAAWNSGTKYEGGNSGYRPGVKGGYFPVAPTDSLHDIRAEMCKTLEESGIEVEVHHHEVATAGQCEIGTKFNTLVRKADELLTMKYIIKNVAHRNGKTATFMPKPIVGDNGSGMHVHQSLGKEGKNLFSGDGYGGLSQLALWYIGGIFKHAKAINAFANSGTNSYKRLVPGFEAPVMLAYSARNRSASCRIPWVSNPKARRIEIRFPDPLQSGYLTFTALMMAGLDGIKNQIDPGAPSDKDLYDLPPEEEKLIPQVCSSLDQALEALDADREFLKAGGVMSDDFIDGYIALKMQEVTRFRAATHPLEYQLYYGN; from the coding sequence ATGTCCGTGGAAAACGTTGAGAAGCTGATCAAGGAGCACAAGGTCGAGTTCGTCGACCTGCGGTTCGTCGACATGCGGGGCGTGCAGCAGCACGTGACCTTCCCGGTGGGCATCGTCGAGCCGTCGCTGTTCGAGGACGGCAAGATGTTCGACGGCAGCTCGATCGCCGGCTGGAAGGGCATCAACGAATCGGACATGGTCCTGCTGCCCGACGCCGACACCGCGGTGCTGGATCCGTTCACCGCCGACCCGACCCTGATCCTGACCTGCGACGTGCTCGACCCGGCCACGATGCAGGGCTACTCGCGCTGCCCGCGCGGCATCGCCAAGCGCGCCGAGGCCTACCTCAAGTCGTCCGGCATCGCCGACCTGGCGTTCTTCGGCCCGGAGCCGGAGTTCTTCATCTTCGACGCGGTCCGCTTCGCCAACGAGATGGGCAACACCTTCTTCAAGATCGACTCGGAAGAGGCGGCCTGGAACAGCGGCACCAAGTACGAAGGCGGCAACAGCGGCTACCGCCCGGGCGTGAAGGGCGGCTACTTCCCGGTCGCGCCGACCGACTCGCTGCACGACATCCGCGCCGAGATGTGCAAGACCCTGGAAGAATCCGGCATCGAGGTCGAGGTCCACCACCACGAGGTCGCCACCGCCGGCCAGTGCGAGATCGGCACCAAGTTCAACACGCTCGTGCGCAAGGCCGACGAGCTGCTGACGATGAAGTACATCATCAAGAACGTCGCCCACCGCAACGGCAAGACCGCCACCTTCATGCCCAAGCCGATCGTCGGCGACAACGGCAGCGGCATGCACGTGCACCAGTCGCTGGGCAAGGAAGGCAAGAACCTGTTCTCCGGCGACGGCTACGGCGGCCTGTCGCAGCTGGCGCTGTGGTACATCGGCGGCATCTTCAAGCACGCCAAGGCGATCAACGCGTTCGCCAACTCCGGCACCAACAGCTACAAGCGCCTGGTGCCGGGCTTCGAGGCGCCGGTGATGCTGGCCTACTCGGCGCGCAATCGCTCGGCCTCGTGCCGCATCCCGTGGGTGTCCAACCCGAAGGCGCGCCGCATCGAGATCCGCTTCCCCGATCCGCTGCAGTCCGGCTACCTGACCTTCACCGCGCTGATGATGGCCGGCCTGGACGGCATCAAGAACCAGATCGACCCGGGCGCGCCGAGCGACAAGGACCTGTACGACCTGCCGCCGGAAGAGGAGAAGCTGATCCCGCAGGTCTGCTCGAGCCTGGACCAGGCGCTGGAGGCGCTGGACGCCGACCGCGAGTTCCTCAAGGCCGGCGGGGTGATGAGCGACGATTTCATCGACGGCTACATCGCGCTGAAGATGCAGGAAGTGACCAGGTTCCGCGCCGCCACGCACCCGCTGGAGTACCAGCTGTACTACGGCAACTGA
- a CDS encoding two-component system sensor histidine kinase NtrB, with protein sequence MDMTAPAPTLDQLGTPVAWVDRQARIVGTNPAFPRWLGVGPRRLLGQPLAALELEGDALARFLEQDEREVLRLHRIALGMPGEEPRFADGWVTRTGDGWLLEAHPAGAFPAPDPAQSLPGALQAALKGLAHELRNPLAGLKGAAQLLARRAVQRPEESGERELLELIGAEIDRLSQLVDQLMSPAPQRPHAPLNIHAVLERVLRLAESEGGWAVRVQRDYDPSIPEFSGDADRLTQAVWNLVRNALQASASTIILRTRVESGLHIRDHLHARALRVEIVDDGRGVPEELAEHLFLPLVSGRAEGTGLGLALAHQVAREHRGSLTFRSRPGHTVFTLLLPQNEPEGAPSP encoded by the coding sequence ATGGATATGACTGCCCCCGCCCCCACCCTCGACCAGCTCGGCACCCCCGTGGCCTGGGTGGACCGGCAGGCGCGCATCGTCGGCACCAACCCGGCATTCCCGCGCTGGCTCGGGGTCGGCCCACGGCGCCTGCTCGGCCAGCCGCTGGCGGCGCTGGAACTGGAGGGCGACGCCCTGGCCCGGTTCCTCGAGCAGGACGAACGCGAGGTGCTGCGCCTGCACCGGATCGCCCTGGGCATGCCCGGCGAGGAGCCGCGCTTCGCCGACGGCTGGGTCACCCGCACCGGCGACGGCTGGCTGCTGGAGGCGCACCCGGCCGGGGCCTTTCCCGCGCCCGACCCGGCGCAGTCCCTGCCCGGCGCGCTGCAGGCCGCGCTGAAGGGGCTGGCCCACGAGCTGCGCAATCCGCTGGCCGGGCTCAAGGGCGCCGCGCAGCTGCTCGCGCGCCGGGCCGTCCAGCGTCCGGAGGAGAGCGGCGAGCGCGAGCTGCTCGAACTGATCGGCGCGGAGATCGACCGCCTCAGCCAGCTGGTCGACCAGCTGATGTCGCCGGCGCCGCAGCGCCCGCATGCACCGCTGAACATCCATGCCGTGCTCGAGCGGGTGCTGCGCCTGGCCGAGTCCGAAGGCGGCTGGGCGGTGCGGGTGCAGCGCGACTACGATCCCAGCATCCCGGAGTTCTCCGGCGACGCCGACCGCCTGACCCAGGCGGTGTGGAACCTGGTCCGCAACGCGCTGCAGGCCAGCGCCTCGACCATCATCCTGCGCACCCGGGTGGAGAGCGGCCTGCATATCCGCGATCACCTGCACGCGCGCGCGCTGCGGGTGGAGATCGTCGACGACGGCCGCGGCGTGCCCGAGGAACTGGCCGAGCACCTGTTCCTGCCGCTGGTCAGCGGTCGCGCCGAGGGCACCGGCCTGGGCCTGGCCCTGGCCCACCAGGTCGCGCGCGAGCACCGCGGCTCGCTGACTTTCCGTTCGCGCCCTGGCCACACCGTCTTCACCCTGCTGCTGCCGCAGAACGAACCCGAAGGAGCACCGTCGCCATGA
- a CDS encoding ammonium transporter, whose product MNIRFLAGWKTRFYAVCTLMMLSAVLALGVSGNVLAQEEAPPAETAAETVEEPAPGDALAPVFDAPQAAAAEAAEEAEEAPAFDSGNVAWMLTSTFLVLLMVVPGLALFYGGMVRSKNVLSVLMQVLVVYSVVVLVWVSYGYSAAFTEGNAFFGSFTEKAFLRGIVADTDAGGLPEFLFIVFQSTFAGITTALIVGSFAERIKFKAVLLFAVLWVTFGYLPMVHMVWSGEGGFLAHKGVIDFAGGTVVHINAGVAGLVGAWILGKRLGYGKEAIKPHSVPFTFVGASLLWVGWFGFNAGSALAADASASLAMINTMVATSAGVVGWTVVEALTKGKPSALGAASGAIAGLVGITPAAGTVGPMGAIVIGLAAGVLCVWGVTGLKRLLGADDSLDVFGVHGIGGIVGALLTGVFSAQTLGGTEADLAIGAQVWVQLISVAFTILWCAVVTAAAMLVTKVVVGLRVPEESERVGLDITSHGESAYES is encoded by the coding sequence ATGAACATTCGATTCCTGGCCGGGTGGAAAACCCGGTTCTATGCCGTATGCACGCTGATGATGCTCAGCGCGGTATTGGCGCTGGGCGTGTCCGGCAATGTCCTGGCCCAAGAGGAGGCGCCGCCCGCCGAAACCGCCGCCGAAACGGTGGAGGAGCCGGCGCCCGGCGATGCGCTGGCCCCGGTGTTCGACGCGCCGCAGGCGGCCGCGGCCGAAGCCGCCGAGGAAGCGGAGGAGGCGCCCGCGTTCGACAGCGGCAACGTCGCCTGGATGCTGACCTCGACCTTCCTGGTGCTGCTGATGGTGGTGCCGGGCCTGGCCCTGTTCTACGGCGGCATGGTCCGCTCCAAGAACGTGCTGTCGGTGCTGATGCAGGTGCTGGTGGTGTACTCGGTGGTGGTGCTGGTCTGGGTCTCCTACGGCTACAGCGCGGCATTCACCGAAGGCAACGCGTTCTTCGGCTCTTTCACCGAGAAGGCGTTCCTGCGCGGGATCGTCGCCGACACCGACGCCGGCGGCCTGCCGGAGTTCCTGTTCATCGTGTTCCAGTCCACCTTCGCCGGCATCACCACCGCGCTGATCGTCGGCTCCTTCGCCGAGCGCATCAAGTTCAAGGCGGTGCTGCTGTTCGCGGTGCTGTGGGTGACCTTCGGCTACCTGCCGATGGTGCACATGGTGTGGAGCGGCGAGGGCGGCTTCCTGGCGCACAAGGGCGTGATCGACTTCGCCGGCGGCACCGTGGTGCACATCAACGCCGGCGTGGCCGGCCTGGTGGGCGCCTGGATCCTGGGCAAGCGCCTGGGCTACGGCAAGGAGGCGATCAAGCCGCACAGCGTGCCGTTCACCTTCGTCGGCGCCTCGCTGCTGTGGGTGGGCTGGTTCGGCTTCAACGCCGGCTCGGCGCTGGCCGCCGACGCGTCCGCGTCGCTGGCGATGATCAACACCATGGTCGCCACCTCCGCCGGCGTGGTCGGCTGGACCGTGGTGGAAGCGCTGACCAAGGGCAAGCCCTCGGCGCTGGGCGCGGCCTCCGGTGCGATCGCCGGCCTGGTCGGCATCACCCCGGCCGCCGGCACCGTCGGCCCGATGGGCGCGATCGTGATCGGCCTGGCCGCCGGCGTGCTCTGCGTGTGGGGCGTCACCGGCCTGAAGCGGCTGCTGGGCGCGGACGACAGCCTGGACGTGTTCGGCGTGCACGGCATCGGCGGCATCGTCGGCGCGCTGCTGACCGGCGTGTTCAGCGCCCAGACCCTGGGCGGCACCGAGGCCGACCTGGCGATCGGCGCGCAGGTGTGGGTGCAGCTGATCAGCGTCGCGTTCACCATCCTGTGGTGCGCGGTGGTCACCGCGGCGGCGATGCTGGTCACCAAGGTCGTGGTCGGCCTGCGGGTGCCCGAGGAGTCCGAGCGCGTGGGCCTGGACATCACCTCGCACGGCGAGTCGGCCTACGAGTCGTAA
- a CDS encoding undecaprenyl-diphosphate phosphatase, whose amino-acid sequence MPDLLAALLLGIIEGLTEFLPISSTGHLLIAQHWLGPRSDFFNIVIQAGAILAVTLVFRQRLWELATQLHVPAHRDYVAKIAVAFLVTAVVGLPVRLAGWELPETVTPIAWALVIGGLWMLLAEHYAEKRGDIATVSWKVAVLVGLAQVVAGVFPGTSRSAAAIFVAMLAGTSRRSSATEFVFLVGIPTMFAASGFAFVELVLDDALGGEDWTAVALAFTAAAATGFVVVRWLMGYIKAHRFTGFALYRIVLGLLLLTLMPAGS is encoded by the coding sequence GTGCCCGACCTGCTTGCCGCCCTGCTGTTGGGCATCATCGAAGGCCTCACCGAATTCCTGCCGATCTCCAGCACCGGGCACCTGCTGATCGCCCAGCACTGGCTCGGCCCGCGCTCGGACTTCTTCAACATCGTCATCCAGGCCGGCGCGATCCTGGCGGTGACCCTGGTGTTCCGGCAGCGCCTGTGGGAGCTGGCCACGCAACTGCACGTGCCGGCCCACCGCGACTACGTGGCCAAGATCGCGGTGGCCTTCCTGGTCACCGCCGTGGTCGGCCTGCCGGTGCGGCTGGCCGGCTGGGAGCTGCCCGAGACGGTCACCCCGATCGCCTGGGCGCTGGTCATCGGCGGCCTGTGGATGCTGCTGGCCGAGCACTACGCCGAAAAGCGCGGCGACATCGCCACGGTGAGCTGGAAGGTGGCCGTGCTGGTCGGCCTGGCCCAGGTGGTGGCCGGCGTGTTTCCCGGCACCTCGCGCTCGGCCGCGGCGATCTTCGTGGCGATGCTGGCCGGCACCAGCCGGCGCTCCTCGGCGACCGAGTTCGTGTTCCTGGTCGGCATCCCGACCATGTTCGCCGCCAGCGGCTTCGCCTTTGTCGAACTGGTGCTGGACGACGCGCTCGGCGGCGAGGACTGGACCGCGGTGGCGCTGGCCTTCACCGCGGCCGCGGCGACCGGCTTCGTGGTGGTGCGCTGGCTGATGGGGTATATCAAGGCCCACCGCTTCACCGGCTTCGCGCTCTACCGGATCGTCCTGGGCCTGCTGCTGCTGACCCTGATGCCCGCCGGCAGCTGA